The following proteins come from a genomic window of Pyxidicoccus sp. MSG2:
- a CDS encoding LVIVD repeat-containing protein, with protein sequence MRQWTRSAWGLVLSGVLGVAAGCSGELVAPPLVKHEVTPWMVDDPDWEHTGPLAACKPAANAAVPCGAHESFDYSACNLPSLKGAKAGGLYTTHLLIDDTEPVFSTVNSLLVATDGGVSRHSTVVLPEQQLEDGRFFLGARSSRPDGGSTALVMVGCEASEDGLTLKGCYQQCRNGAQTFSGTFEAARVVRRQGESEASGLSLLSEMAVGEATPVDVYVTKGHAYVVSVPSLSRPGGLSVFDVSNARAPVLKKSISYPNDNYWNGVWAKDDALYVASADQGLLVFDISNPADPRFLRSLPGDEGGIEVHTVIVEGNRLYAMSPGPNVETLIFDVKDAKAPVLLTRFVAPGVATAANVTYPHDAFPFENRLYISHWESGYLIADVRDTEAVEVVGEYIVHEHSTSHTSRVMRQGQRLFAFEGGEHWGAHLRVLDVTDPAAVRIVGEYRLRPGVSIHNMELKGNRLYLSHYQEGVRVLDVTLPWQPREVGYYNTYQPEHPKAGYSFYDGAIGIRVPGDGHVYVIDTVRGLLILREG encoded by the coding sequence ATGAGGCAGTGGACGCGTAGCGCGTGGGGATTGGTGTTGTCCGGTGTACTGGGCGTGGCGGCCGGTTGCTCGGGGGAGCTGGTGGCCCCTCCCCTCGTCAAGCACGAGGTGACGCCGTGGATGGTGGACGACCCGGACTGGGAGCACACGGGCCCGCTGGCCGCCTGCAAGCCGGCCGCGAATGCCGCCGTCCCGTGCGGCGCCCACGAGTCCTTCGACTACTCCGCCTGCAACCTGCCTTCACTGAAGGGCGCGAAGGCGGGCGGCCTCTACACCACGCACCTCCTCATCGATGACACCGAGCCGGTGTTCAGCACGGTGAACTCGCTGCTCGTGGCGACGGATGGGGGCGTCTCCCGCCACAGCACCGTCGTCCTTCCCGAGCAGCAATTGGAGGATGGCCGGTTCTTCCTCGGGGCGCGCTCGAGCCGTCCGGACGGCGGCTCCACCGCGCTGGTGATGGTGGGGTGCGAGGCCAGCGAGGACGGGCTCACGCTGAAGGGCTGCTACCAGCAGTGCCGCAACGGGGCGCAGACCTTCTCCGGCACCTTCGAGGCCGCGCGCGTGGTGCGCCGCCAGGGCGAGTCTGAGGCCTCCGGCCTGTCGCTGCTGTCGGAGATGGCGGTGGGCGAGGCGACGCCCGTGGACGTGTACGTGACGAAGGGCCACGCGTACGTGGTGTCGGTGCCCTCCCTGAGCCGGCCCGGCGGGCTGAGCGTGTTCGACGTGTCCAACGCGCGCGCGCCGGTGCTGAAGAAGTCCATTTCGTACCCCAATGACAACTACTGGAACGGCGTCTGGGCGAAGGATGACGCGCTCTACGTCGCGAGCGCCGACCAGGGCCTGCTCGTCTTCGACATCTCCAACCCGGCGGACCCGCGGTTCCTGCGCTCGCTGCCCGGGGACGAGGGCGGCATCGAAGTGCACACCGTCATCGTCGAGGGCAACCGGCTGTACGCCATGTCGCCGGGGCCCAACGTGGAGACGCTCATCTTCGACGTGAAGGACGCGAAGGCGCCTGTCCTGCTCACCCGCTTCGTGGCGCCGGGCGTGGCCACGGCGGCGAACGTCACCTACCCCCACGACGCCTTCCCCTTCGAGAACAGGCTCTACATCAGCCACTGGGAGAGCGGTTACCTCATCGCGGACGTGCGGGACACGGAGGCGGTGGAGGTGGTGGGCGAGTACATCGTCCACGAGCACTCCACCAGCCACACCAGCCGGGTGATGCGCCAGGGGCAGCGGCTCTTCGCCTTCGAGGGCGGTGAGCACTGGGGCGCGCACCTGCGCGTGCTGGACGTGACGGACCCGGCGGCGGTGCGCATCGTCGGTGAGTACCGCCTGCGGCCGGGCGTCTCCATCCACAACATGGAGCTGAAGGGCAACCGGCTGTACCTCTCCCACTACCAGGAGGGGGTGCGGGTGCTGGACGTGACGCTGCCCTGGCAGCCGCGCGAGGTGGGCTATTACAACACCTACCAGCCGGAGCACCCGAAGGCGGGCTACTCCTTCTACGACGGTGCCATCGGCATCCGCGTGCCGGGGGACGGCCACGTGTACGTCATCGACACCGTGCGCGGCCTGCTCATCCTGCGGGAGGGCTGA
- a CDS encoding cyclic nucleotide-binding domain-containing protein, translating to MAGSTVEPRLIDDGAGRGDIPAGTATRAVWEAVMQGAVEVAVRAYEDLAAPQRECVLEESSGVPGQTRSSLVEVLRRARDFAGAARLLEADGAHAAAAPLHEQSGALQKAAEAWLRAGERGRAAAAFERAGSLERALELYRALDARESMAQCLTRLHRPQEAAAVYRELGNAHAELESLRAIAPGHPRRREAVLRMSALLDALGDSWRALVLLADAMQESGPAREDGALQAEHARLLRHLGLDAAVVEPERAPPPPPDGYEYLKAIPIFGELPMQDMKDLFRMAQQVLIPEDTTVLEKGARGTGLLVLLDGTVDVFSGPGMDARLLNTLGPGAFLGEISLILDGPTSAHVRSRTAVRALRVTRVDFQHYLDTHEAAALRIYRLFTENLAERVRALSA from the coding sequence ATGGCGGGGTCCACGGTGGAGCCCAGGCTCATCGACGACGGTGCGGGGCGGGGGGACATTCCCGCGGGGACCGCCACGCGCGCCGTCTGGGAGGCGGTGATGCAGGGAGCGGTGGAGGTGGCCGTCCGGGCCTACGAGGACCTGGCCGCGCCGCAGCGGGAGTGCGTGCTGGAGGAGTCCTCCGGCGTACCCGGGCAGACGCGCTCGTCGCTGGTGGAGGTGCTGAGGCGCGCACGGGACTTCGCGGGTGCCGCGCGCCTGCTGGAAGCGGATGGCGCGCACGCGGCGGCGGCGCCCCTGCACGAGCAGTCCGGTGCATTGCAGAAGGCGGCCGAGGCGTGGCTGCGCGCCGGTGAGCGCGGCCGCGCGGCCGCCGCCTTCGAGCGCGCGGGCAGCCTGGAGCGCGCGCTGGAGTTGTACCGGGCGCTGGACGCGCGCGAGTCCATGGCCCAGTGCCTCACGCGCCTGCACCGGCCCCAGGAGGCCGCGGCGGTGTACCGCGAACTGGGCAACGCACACGCGGAGCTGGAGTCGCTGCGCGCGATTGCGCCCGGGCACCCGCGCCGGCGCGAGGCGGTGCTGCGGATGAGCGCGCTGCTGGACGCGCTGGGAGACTCGTGGCGGGCGCTGGTGCTGCTGGCGGACGCGATGCAGGAGTCCGGCCCGGCGCGCGAGGACGGCGCGCTCCAGGCGGAGCACGCGCGACTGCTCAGGCACCTGGGGCTGGACGCGGCCGTGGTGGAGCCCGAGCGCGCGCCCCCGCCGCCCCCGGACGGCTACGAGTACCTCAAGGCCATCCCCATCTTCGGCGAGCTGCCGATGCAGGACATGAAGGACCTGTTCCGCATGGCGCAGCAGGTGCTCATCCCCGAGGACACCACGGTGCTGGAGAAGGGAGCGCGGGGCACGGGGTTGCTGGTGCTGCTGGACGGGACGGTGGACGTGTTCAGCGGCCCGGGGATGGACGCGCGGCTGCTCAACACGCTGGGGCCGGGGGCCTTCCTGGGTGAAATCTCACTCATCCTGGACGGGCCCACGTCCGCGCACGTGCGCTCGCGCACGGCGGTGCGGGCGCTGCGGGTGACGCGGGTGGACTTCCAGCACTACCTGGACACCCACGAGGCCGCCGCGCTGCGCATCTACCGGCTCTTCACCGAGAATCTGGCCGAGCGCGTCCGGGCGCTGAGCGCGTAG
- a CDS encoding cyclic nucleotide-binding domain-containing protein translates to MADTRGASRERAVQLASEGKLEDALAEYQGMARSAPDDAEVRQRVAELLEWLGRQAEAATAYEAAALAWTKAAQPLRAVAACLALSRLGAPPAATTRTARVLAERFALAPSAAAPTASPGTMAPVPGPEAPGAMPILSHLGREAFIALLEAMEVRAFFPGQAVVEEGSAGASMFALVEGKADVLRTLEGGERKSAGTVLPGDFFGELALVSEGPRLATVVATERAVLLELTRERMEAVAARHPTVAGAVEAFYRRRMVENLLRSNPLLSKLTPEQKAAVSRDFQLRTVSAGEALLTQGQAGDAFYVVLRGRYTPWLEQMHGRRVALAELREGDVFGEISLLLDKPVSATVRAEVAGVVLRLDRAAFEKHLLSQPGLKGMLMRMGTERLQRTAQALASGRVLHDGDLRV, encoded by the coding sequence ATGGCGGATACGCGTGGCGCGAGCAGGGAGCGGGCCGTCCAGCTCGCCAGTGAAGGAAAGCTGGAGGACGCCCTGGCGGAGTACCAGGGCATGGCGAGGTCCGCCCCGGACGACGCGGAGGTCCGCCAGCGGGTGGCGGAGCTGCTGGAGTGGCTCGGGCGACAGGCGGAGGCGGCGACGGCGTACGAGGCCGCCGCGCTGGCCTGGACGAAGGCGGCGCAGCCGCTGCGCGCCGTGGCCGCGTGTCTGGCGCTGTCCCGGCTCGGCGCGCCCCCGGCCGCGACGACGCGCACCGCGCGCGTGCTGGCCGAGCGCTTCGCCCTGGCGCCGAGCGCCGCGGCGCCGACGGCTTCCCCGGGGACGATGGCCCCGGTGCCCGGGCCCGAGGCCCCGGGCGCGATGCCCATCCTCTCGCACCTGGGCCGCGAGGCCTTCATCGCGCTGCTGGAGGCGATGGAGGTGCGCGCCTTCTTCCCTGGGCAGGCGGTGGTGGAGGAGGGCAGTGCGGGCGCGTCCATGTTCGCGCTGGTGGAGGGGAAGGCGGACGTGCTGCGCACGCTGGAGGGCGGCGAGCGCAAGTCGGCGGGCACCGTGCTCCCGGGCGACTTCTTCGGAGAGCTGGCGCTCGTCTCCGAGGGGCCCCGGCTGGCCACGGTGGTGGCCACCGAGCGGGCCGTGCTCCTGGAGCTGACGCGCGAGCGCATGGAGGCGGTGGCCGCGCGCCACCCCACGGTGGCCGGCGCGGTGGAGGCCTTCTACCGGCGGCGCATGGTGGAGAACCTGCTGCGCAGCAACCCGCTGCTCAGCAAGCTGACGCCGGAGCAGAAGGCGGCCGTGTCTCGCGACTTCCAGCTGCGCACGGTGAGCGCGGGCGAGGCGCTGCTGACGCAGGGGCAGGCCGGGGACGCCTTCTACGTGGTGCTGCGCGGCCGGTACACGCCGTGGCTGGAGCAGATGCACGGCCGGCGCGTGGCGCTGGCGGAACTGCGCGAGGGCGACGTCTTCGGCGAAATCTCCCTGCTGCTGGACAAGCCCGTGTCCGCCACGGTGCGCGCGGAGGTGGCGGGAGTGGTGCTGCGCCTGGACCGCGCCGCCTTCGAGAAGCACCTGCTCAGCCAGCCCGGCCTCAAGGGCATGCTGATGCGCATGGGCACCGAGCGCCTGCAGCGCACCGCCCAGGCGCTGGCCTCCGGCCGCGTGCTGCACGACGGCGACCTGCGCGTCTGA
- a CDS encoding OmpP1/FadL family transporter → MKKTLSLVALLAAGTSQAAGFQINTQSARSTGMGNAAAAWLDDSSAVYSNAANILGDKKLDVSVGDTGILPTLKFTPEGGATEGQKTTLSPPPHLFATYKVMDKLAVGLGIYTPFGARSRWVDDFSGRFRARESAMAVYNINPTVAYQVHERFRVGAGLDIGRGTLELKRGLDFVESEGNVHLGGGAWGFGANVGVQGVVVPKLITAGVHYRSPMKLTFKGDADFQDVPAEFQGRLKDTIVQGDVTLPQSIAAGVAVTPLERLTLAFDANWVDWSDFEQLAIEFPENPALNNPLPKRWKATWNFHLGAEYGVTEALHVRAGLVLDPSPSPQDTLTPDLPDADRVAVTGGVGYAFGALRADAAYQYVTLSNNDSTAPGIPGRYNGHAHVFGLTLGYSMQ, encoded by the coding sequence ATGAAGAAGACACTCTCCCTGGTAGCGCTGCTCGCAGCCGGCACCTCGCAGGCCGCGGGCTTCCAGATCAACACCCAGAGCGCCCGCTCCACGGGCATGGGCAACGCGGCCGCCGCGTGGCTCGATGACTCGTCCGCCGTGTACTCCAACGCGGCGAACATCCTGGGCGACAAGAAGCTGGACGTGTCGGTGGGCGACACCGGCATCCTCCCCACCCTGAAGTTCACCCCGGAGGGCGGGGCGACGGAGGGCCAGAAGACGACCCTGTCCCCGCCGCCGCACCTGTTCGCCACGTACAAGGTGATGGACAAGCTGGCGGTGGGCCTGGGCATCTACACGCCCTTCGGCGCGCGCAGCCGCTGGGTGGATGACTTCTCGGGCCGCTTCCGCGCCCGTGAGTCGGCCATGGCCGTCTACAACATCAACCCGACGGTGGCCTACCAGGTCCACGAGCGCTTCCGCGTGGGCGCCGGGCTCGACATCGGCCGGGGCACGCTGGAGCTGAAGCGTGGCCTGGACTTCGTCGAGAGCGAGGGCAACGTCCACCTGGGCGGCGGCGCGTGGGGCTTCGGCGCCAACGTCGGCGTCCAGGGCGTGGTGGTGCCCAAGCTCATCACCGCCGGCGTGCACTACCGCAGCCCCATGAAGCTGACCTTCAAGGGCGACGCGGACTTCCAGGACGTCCCGGCGGAGTTCCAGGGCCGCCTGAAGGACACCATCGTCCAGGGTGACGTCACCCTGCCGCAGTCCATCGCGGCGGGCGTGGCCGTCACGCCCCTCGAGCGGCTGACGCTGGCCTTCGATGCGAACTGGGTGGACTGGTCCGACTTCGAGCAGCTGGCGATTGAGTTCCCGGAGAACCCGGCGCTCAACAACCCGCTGCCCAAGCGCTGGAAGGCGACGTGGAACTTCCACCTCGGCGCCGAGTACGGCGTGACGGAGGCGCTCCACGTGCGCGCGGGCCTCGTCCTCGACCCGTCCCCGAGCCCGCAGGACACGCTGACGCCGGACCTGCCGGACGCGGACCGCGTCGCGGTGACGGGCGGCGTGGGCTACGCCTTCGGCGCGCTGCGCGCGGATGCGGCCTACCAGTACGTCACGCTGTCCAACAACGACAGCACCGCGCCGGGCATCCCCGGCCGGTACAACGGCCACGCGCACGTGTTCGGCCTGACGCTCGGCTACTCCATGCAGTAG
- a CDS encoding OmpA/MotB family protein: MTEVPHEHGRQQRTWVPWLVTALVVLLAGGVLFLANRSSQQAQALAEQSRAAAEEAANRARDAEAARLQLAEKLAAAESERTKLATEKEQLSNEKEQLSQTVQEQEAELAKLKATYDDLQDKMKAEIANGAIKLSQAEGRIQVDLVDKVLFDSGDASISTRGQEVLTRLGGVLARVDDKSIQVSGHTDDSPPSQKLQGTFPTNWELSVARAVNVVRFLQEKGGVPARRLVAAGYGEMRPVAANATPVGRARNRRIEVLLMPDLPRQRNTAAVKRALADSTPPKNAVKPAKGTK; the protein is encoded by the coding sequence ATGACGGAAGTCCCGCACGAGCACGGCCGGCAGCAGCGCACCTGGGTCCCCTGGTTGGTGACGGCGCTGGTGGTGCTGCTCGCGGGCGGCGTCCTGTTCCTCGCCAACAGGAGCTCGCAGCAGGCCCAGGCCCTGGCCGAGCAGTCACGCGCCGCCGCCGAGGAGGCCGCCAACCGCGCCCGTGACGCGGAGGCCGCGCGACTGCAATTGGCGGAGAAGCTGGCCGCGGCGGAGTCCGAGCGCACGAAGCTGGCCACCGAGAAGGAGCAACTCAGCAACGAGAAGGAGCAGCTCAGCCAGACGGTGCAGGAGCAGGAGGCGGAGCTCGCGAAGCTCAAGGCCACCTACGACGACCTGCAGGACAAGATGAAGGCGGAAATCGCCAACGGCGCCATCAAGCTGTCGCAGGCGGAAGGGCGCATCCAGGTGGACCTGGTGGACAAGGTGCTCTTCGACTCCGGCGACGCGAGCATCAGCACGCGCGGCCAGGAGGTGCTCACGCGGCTGGGCGGCGTGCTGGCCAGGGTGGACGACAAGTCCATCCAGGTGTCCGGCCACACGGATGACTCGCCGCCGTCCCAGAAGCTGCAGGGCACCTTCCCCACCAACTGGGAGCTGTCCGTGGCGCGCGCCGTCAACGTGGTGCGCTTCCTCCAGGAGAAGGGCGGCGTGCCCGCGCGCCGGCTGGTGGCCGCGGGCTACGGCGAGATGCGCCCGGTGGCCGCCAACGCCACCCCGGTGGGCCGCGCGCGCAACCGCCGCATCGAAGTGCTGCTCATGCCGGACCTGCCCAGGCAGCGCAACACCGCGGCGGTGAAGCGCGCCCTCGCGGACTCCACCCCGCCGAAGAACGCGGTGAAGCCCGCGAAGGGGACGAAGTAA
- a CDS encoding patatin-like phospholipase family protein has translation MTVKNTPSPTPVAPRRTPDAPAPVAPRKAEEPNLLAKLGQGLQNVARKADQLVDGFEARLPDLGKLGLPKLPGISGKPWEGITLTGKPLQIPFDKLLQVDLGDLRKVLEHIVPQKIDDKQGKQLIAQTQGFRDNLGKVRSLGLELDMLPPSHPRHAQVKAELARAEAELTKTTGYTRATAPRAGSLWLDPQFLAKELPNGQVHASKFPTGTPVTKPPKPLDFLFGGDKAKAAAYTASVAKRREEAGMPVQGGEPIGVHLSLQGGGGKGKRYAAMMAEMQELGVVPVSLTGTSAGSIAAAFAATGATPKQLEDVAKDPRLGNLYDFDLDMKDGGILDGQAAYDLFDAKLRELTGIKDRPVTFADLKVPLQLVAAKAYDSAVGKEGFKSAKDRVFVFSQETTPDTPVALAMRASMAIPGVFEPVQVVDPVTGRNMHLIDGGTLDNLPMGYNKNDLPQIGASLSSRGDAHPVNGQATAKPLPTGQLDTDDVLWNAFNGVAMLKDNATNAQDWKDRTQPGANQFMLSVPTWDLTDPKKSNSMLGFGYDAKVDPTLDKQTRQVTQGFLREFMDDLGKPGARGTNLSTQVPANLHFDVPVNVKGESFRVTYNGGDKVTATGADGKPHEVKLGKQKIEAMWLDNQAFGDLNAQLGEALGNPRSVRPSWFPF, from the coding sequence ATGACCGTCAAGAACACCCCGTCTCCCACCCCGGTCGCGCCCCGCCGCACCCCTGACGCTCCCGCGCCGGTGGCGCCCCGCAAGGCGGAGGAGCCCAACCTCCTCGCGAAGCTCGGCCAGGGCCTCCAGAACGTCGCCCGCAAGGCGGATCAGCTCGTCGACGGCTTCGAGGCCCGCCTGCCGGACCTGGGCAAGCTCGGCCTCCCGAAGCTGCCCGGCATCTCCGGCAAGCCCTGGGAGGGCATCACCCTCACCGGCAAGCCGCTCCAGATTCCCTTCGACAAGCTGCTCCAGGTCGACCTGGGGGACCTCCGCAAGGTCCTGGAGCACATCGTCCCGCAGAAGATTGACGACAAGCAGGGCAAGCAGCTCATCGCCCAGACGCAGGGCTTCCGCGACAACCTCGGCAAGGTGCGCTCGCTGGGGCTGGAGCTGGACATGCTGCCCCCCTCGCACCCGCGCCACGCGCAGGTGAAGGCGGAGCTGGCCAGGGCCGAGGCCGAGCTGACCAAGACGACCGGCTACACCCGCGCCACCGCGCCCCGCGCGGGCTCGCTGTGGCTGGACCCGCAGTTCCTCGCCAAGGAGCTGCCCAACGGCCAGGTCCATGCCAGCAAGTTCCCCACCGGCACGCCGGTGACGAAGCCGCCCAAGCCGCTCGACTTCCTCTTCGGCGGCGACAAGGCGAAGGCCGCCGCGTACACCGCCTCCGTGGCGAAGCGCCGTGAAGAGGCCGGCATGCCGGTGCAGGGCGGCGAGCCCATCGGCGTGCACCTGTCCCTCCAGGGCGGCGGCGGCAAGGGCAAGCGCTACGCCGCGATGATGGCGGAGATGCAGGAGCTGGGCGTCGTGCCGGTGAGCCTGACGGGCACGTCGGCCGGCTCCATCGCCGCGGCCTTCGCCGCCACCGGCGCCACGCCGAAGCAGCTGGAGGACGTGGCGAAGGACCCGCGCCTGGGCAACCTGTACGACTTCGATTTGGACATGAAGGACGGCGGCATCCTGGACGGGCAGGCCGCGTATGACCTCTTCGACGCGAAGCTGCGCGAGCTGACCGGCATCAAGGACCGGCCCGTCACCTTCGCGGACCTGAAGGTGCCGCTGCAGCTCGTCGCCGCGAAGGCGTACGACAGCGCGGTGGGCAAGGAGGGCTTCAAGAGCGCCAAGGACCGCGTCTTCGTCTTCAGCCAGGAGACGACGCCGGACACGCCGGTGGCGCTCGCCATGCGCGCCTCCATGGCCATTCCGGGCGTCTTCGAGCCCGTGCAGGTGGTGGACCCCGTCACCGGCCGCAACATGCACCTGATTGACGGCGGCACGCTGGACAACCTGCCCATGGGCTACAACAAGAACGACCTGCCGCAGATTGGCGCGTCGCTCTCCTCGCGCGGCGACGCGCACCCGGTGAATGGCCAGGCCACCGCGAAGCCGCTGCCCACCGGCCAGCTCGACACGGACGACGTGCTGTGGAACGCCTTCAACGGCGTCGCCATGCTGAAGGACAACGCCACCAACGCGCAGGACTGGAAGGACCGCACCCAGCCGGGCGCCAACCAGTTCATGCTCAGCGTGCCCACGTGGGACCTCACCGACCCGAAGAAGAGCAACAGCATGCTCGGCTTCGGCTACGACGCGAAGGTGGACCCCACGCTCGACAAGCAGACGCGCCAGGTGACGCAGGGCTTCCTGCGCGAGTTCATGGACGACCTCGGCAAGCCTGGCGCGCGCGGCACCAACCTCTCCACCCAGGTGCCCGCCAACCTCCACTTCGACGTGCCGGTGAACGTGAAGGGCGAGTCCTTCCGCGTCACGTACAACGGCGGGGACAAGGTGACGGCCACCGGCGCGGACGGCAAGCCGCACGAGGTGAAGCTCGGGAAGCAGAAGATTGAGGCCATGTGGCTGGACAACCAGGCCTTCGGGGATTTGAACGCGCAGCTCGGCGAGGCCCTGGGCAATCCACGCAGCGTGCGCCCCTCGTGGTTCCCGTTCTGA
- a CDS encoding CBS domain-containing protein: MTTCRSPQVQSLVSRAVTLFPEDTVLAALQVMHRHGLHVLPVVDGQGGELLGEVSEGELQRLSACAPLARLAEILTAKALTGTEETTGVPYEALMAAPERPWLH; this comes from the coding sequence GTGACGACGTGCCGCAGTCCCCAGGTCCAGTCCCTCGTTTCGCGTGCGGTGACGCTCTTCCCCGAGGACACCGTCCTTGCCGCACTCCAGGTGATGCACCGCCACGGGCTGCACGTGCTCCCGGTGGTGGATGGCCAGGGCGGGGAGCTGCTGGGGGAGGTGTCGGAGGGGGAGCTGCAGCGGCTCTCCGCGTGCGCTCCGCTGGCCCGGCTGGCTGAAATTCTGACCGCAAAGGCCCTCACGGGCACGGAAGAAACGACGGGCGTTCCCTACGAGGCGTTGATGGCCGCGCCCGAGCGTCCCTGGCTGCACTGA
- a CDS encoding alpha/beta fold hydrolase, whose translation MSALPDFLARLLPFPSHFAPVRFGPGLVKMHFLDQGQGRPVLLLHGNPTWSFLWRKVMAGLDGKGLRVVAPDLIGLGLSDKPRALAVHTLRNHGQAVLDLVERLDLRDVVLGVQDWGGPIGAWLAARSGGRVTGLVVLNTSVLAPRVFRTTAFHRFSHLPVVSDVAFRLFNFPVPVLGRTQGDARSISGDVAKAYAWPLRRVVDRAAPLALARMVPNREDHPTVPELAQGDAWVRGFRGPAEFVWGLKDPILGRALKRHREALPHARVTETQAGHFLQEEVPDEIAAAVLRVAGGAA comes from the coding sequence ATGAGCGCCCTTCCCGACTTCCTCGCGCGCCTGCTCCCCTTCCCCTCCCACTTCGCCCCGGTGCGCTTCGGTCCCGGGCTCGTGAAAATGCACTTCCTGGACCAGGGACAGGGCCGTCCGGTGCTGCTGCTGCACGGCAACCCGACGTGGTCCTTCCTCTGGCGCAAGGTGATGGCGGGGCTGGACGGGAAGGGCCTGCGCGTGGTGGCGCCGGACCTCATCGGCCTGGGGCTGAGCGACAAGCCTCGCGCGCTGGCCGTGCACACGCTGCGCAACCATGGGCAGGCGGTGTTGGACCTGGTGGAGCGGTTGGATTTGCGCGACGTGGTGCTGGGGGTGCAGGACTGGGGCGGACCGATAGGGGCGTGGCTGGCGGCGCGCTCGGGCGGACGGGTGACGGGGCTGGTGGTGCTGAACACGTCGGTGCTGGCGCCGCGCGTGTTCCGGACCACGGCGTTCCACCGCTTCTCACACCTGCCGGTGGTGAGCGACGTGGCGTTCCGGCTGTTCAACTTCCCGGTGCCGGTGCTGGGGCGCACGCAGGGCGACGCGCGCTCCATCTCCGGTGACGTGGCGAAGGCGTATGCGTGGCCGCTGCGGCGCGTGGTGGACCGGGCCGCGCCGCTCGCGCTGGCGCGCATGGTGCCCAACCGCGAGGACCACCCCACCGTGCCGGAGCTGGCGCAGGGCGACGCGTGGGTGCGCGGCTTCCGCGGGCCCGCGGAGTTCGTGTGGGGACTGAAGGACCCGATTCTGGGGCGCGCGCTGAAGCGGCACCGGGAAGCGCTGCCGCACGCGCGCGTGACGGAGACCCAGGCGGGACACTTCCTCCAGGAAGAGGTGCCGGACGAAATCGCCGCGGCGGTGCTGCGCGTGGCGGGTGGGGCCGCCTAG
- a CDS encoding nucleotidyltransferase family protein, which produces MKAVAIILAAGEARRMAHPKALIEHEGGKSFLQSLASTFGKAGCSIIGVVGKDSEAVREQHPGLELVESERWQEGPLASVKAGLDAALEAGADVLLLQPVDMPALRASTLKSLLKLMGEGDEVMRPEFEGAPGWPLVLSRGAAERLRAAEGLQLEPALATLKVRRVPVKDPGVVVNINTPETYERLFGTAPKLAPPPKRRAKRTGTGATTVGELSGGSAPMAAASEE; this is translated from the coding sequence ATGAAGGCAGTCGCAATCATCCTCGCTGCGGGTGAGGCCCGGCGGATGGCCCATCCCAAGGCGCTCATCGAACACGAGGGAGGAAAGAGTTTCCTCCAATCACTGGCATCCACCTTTGGAAAGGCGGGTTGCTCCATCATCGGAGTCGTGGGCAAGGACTCGGAGGCCGTGCGCGAGCAGCATCCGGGGCTGGAGTTGGTGGAGTCGGAACGGTGGCAGGAGGGGCCGTTGGCCTCGGTGAAGGCGGGGCTCGACGCCGCGCTGGAGGCCGGAGCGGACGTGCTGCTGCTGCAACCGGTGGACATGCCCGCGCTGCGCGCGTCCACGCTCAAGTCCCTGCTCAAGCTGATGGGGGAGGGGGACGAAGTCATGCGGCCGGAGTTCGAGGGCGCGCCTGGCTGGCCGCTGGTGCTCTCACGGGGCGCGGCCGAGCGGCTGCGTGCCGCGGAGGGCCTGCAGCTGGAGCCCGCGCTGGCGACCCTCAAGGTGCGGCGCGTGCCGGTGAAGGACCCGGGCGTGGTGGTGAACATCAACACGCCGGAGACGTACGAGCGGCTCTTCGGCACGGCACCGAAGCTGGCGCCTCCACCGAAGCGGCGCGCCAAGCGCACCGGCACCGGGGCCACCACGGTGGGGGAACTGAGCGGTGGCTCGGCGCCCATGGCCGCCGCGTCCGAAGAATAG
- a CDS encoding response regulator, translating to MTHALARPMVLLVEDDPDVRGAMAEALHDEGYEVAMAINGHEGLRVLASLEAPCLVLLDLEIPRVDGHAFLERVRTDARFAGTQVVGMTGEPGPSPEGVVGLLRKPVKLAALLATVSRHCPRRDTAGSSSSG from the coding sequence GTGACCCACGCTCTGGCGCGGCCCATGGTCCTCCTCGTCGAGGACGACCCGGACGTCCGGGGAGCCATGGCGGAAGCGCTCCACGATGAAGGCTACGAAGTGGCCATGGCCATCAACGGCCACGAGGGGCTGCGCGTGCTGGCGTCCCTGGAGGCGCCGTGCCTCGTCCTGCTGGACCTGGAGATTCCGCGGGTGGACGGGCACGCCTTCCTCGAGCGGGTGAGGACGGACGCGCGCTTCGCCGGCACGCAGGTGGTGGGGATGACGGGGGAGCCCGGGCCCTCGCCCGAGGGCGTGGTGGGGCTGTTGCGCAAGCCCGTCAAGCTGGCCGCGCTGCTCGCCACGGTGTCGCGGCATTGCCCGCGGCGGGACACCGCGGGCTCGTCGTCGAGCGGCTAG